The genomic region TCTCTACAAACAGATCCTATGCTCAAATGCTTTTGCTGCTCCGATTCCCCGATCGAACCCCGGGCATCGGTACAATTGTTCTGATGGGTTTGACTTTCTCTGTCTGTCAACTAACACTgtaatcaccaccaccaccgaaaaAACCAGCACTTTCCTACCTATTCTATCGCTATTATGCCGCTGTACAAACTAATCGCATCGTGGAAAGAAACCACGTACAATCACATACATCGATAGGGGTTTTTTGATTTGttcgttatttgttttgcttgtttcgagaattaaatttttcatgtttgctcGTCTAATGTTTTCCAAACGCATATAGAATGAATAATTTTTTCTAACCGGCTCTCCTATTGgggttgttttgttcaacCATTCAGTTTCATTCCTATTATCTCTTTGTTTTATATTACGCATCGctcttttttgtgtgtctaATGAAGCCAACCTCAAGTTCCGACAGCAAATGATGCCTAGACACGGATACCGCTGTACGCTGTACACATTTTGTCtcataaacaacaaacaaataaacgaacgaaacaaaaggcaaaagaaaacaaatccccACCACTGACTGACTATACCATATCCCTACGGTTTCGTATGCACAAAATCTCCTTTCGACGTGAAGCCATTCAATTTCTTTCTCCTACTCTCCTCTCTAGTTCTCTAACCTTGCACACTTCATGACCATGTAAAATACtccaaaaaatacattttacctAAGGATTTTATCTTGTTTCGTAGTTGATCTATGGAATCGAACCTTTCTAATAATACGACAGAAGCCcgattgtttgcattttcttctttgtttatgttttgttttgtttgcaatcACATGAGGCATCACCGCTACCGCACTTCCATCAAGCACTTTGGCTGATCGCTTCGGTATCGCCATCGTCGCAATTGAGCGCGCCATCAGAATGATTTCCGCGAATGCTGATCGCTGATCGCTGGCGTTCTCAGTTAGCGAACCCCGCGATGGATCGTTGTCAGTCTGGTCTTCAAGGTGATGCATGGTATTAAAgaattttgcttttgtttttctttcgatccCTTGTGCAGTCCTTGCTGTGAACAATCTTACGCCCATCGCCATCACCGGATGGCGGTGACGGTCGCGATGATAATCGAGAGCCCGTCTAATGAGAGAAAGCTGCTACTGTATAGCATTCCCGAGCGTTTATGAGCACACTGTTCCTTGCTGTCCAATAAGTAGACTCCCGTCGAGTCGCGGTGTGCAATCCGGTGGATGGAGAACCGTTGAGGTTCACCAACCGATTGGGGATCGTGGGGGACGATGATAGGGGATGATATAACGATGAAGGATGCGGGATCACGGCCCATAGTGAGATTGCCGCTCtaccgatgacgatgacgatgatgatgatgatactgatgatgatgctaaCCACCGATGGCTGCCGATGCTGCTGGTTGTTGCTAGCGTTATTGTATTTTCCGGACCCGTGCTACACCGGTGTCTCCGATGCTACCGTTTGACTGTTGGATCGATTCGACAAAACCGTTCGAATTGCCATTGCTGTAGGAATTCGCCGTTTTGGCACCACCGTTCAGGTAGATTCCGTTCGCGGTCACCTTCCGCTGGTGTagatcgtcgtcatcgtttaGAACGGGCTTTTGAAGAGGGTAAAAATAAAGAgaactttattattttatgtcGAGACATGATGTAAAACACCACACGAAGGCTCACAATCGACAAAGTTGGAGACGCCATGAAGCACCATTAAAGTTCAAAAAAGTACGAGAAAGAACAATATTGAACCACACGGCGGAATACGGTGTTTACGTTCTCGCCATCTCGCGGTCAGTACACCCACTTATGACCCCGTTGTTGCACGAGTCTAATGGAACGACAAATACTGGGTGTGTTGGTAggtaattgcaaaaacaaaatccgtgCGTTTGCTTACTGGCCCCTAAAGGTAACTTAATTGTCGGCAAAGTTGTGCCCTATCATTTAATGCAGGTTTCCACCGCTTCGGGAACGCTTACGCCACACGGttaatatttatttgtatccttgacaaaacaaaaccagtaTCTTTGCGAGAATGAGGTTAATCGGTCGATTgacctttttgttttgagttgTATTTTCAAAGATGCTTTGTAAAACATATGGTTTGACGTgttattttacaaacaaaaggaCACAACTCGATTAACCAAACAAAGGACGCAATGCAATATAAGGATTGTAGAAATGATATAAATcacacttgaaatcagcaaaatGGTACAATGTCAGTCCCAACGACAATTTATGACGTCGATGGGTTTTACAAATTAATTCCTGCGAACTATTGATCTTTCTCACCATCGTCATCTATTGTGGATTGACGTTTTCTCCCGTAAAATTGCGTCACGAGAACGGATGTCGGTTGCGTAACTCAAGTTACCCATTTCAAAAACTATCACCCAAAACCGTCAGCCCCATTGAAAGATACTGATCGTATAGTTTGCacgcgaaaagaaaacgaaaactccACGGGATAGAGGGAATAAAATAACGCCACTCTCAGGCCCGCAACGTGAGGTGCgaaattttgcactttttccaaccatccGCTTTCTCGTCGACCATCGAAGGCACAATCGCCACCACTCGCCGGCCGGCAATGTCGACAAGTGTCTGGTAAGCACTAAGctaggggggaaaaaatagcACCGTGACGACTCGTCGACTTCACCGGATACAcaggaaaaagcgtgtgtgcgCGGAGGTCAAGGGGAAAAATGGCCATCACCGGAGGGCAAGATACCAGTGGGGTGCTTGTTTTGATACGTCAAACAACAAATTACCCGGTCCAAAGATCGCTCGCCAACGATCGCTGCGCGGTCGGTTTGCGGAAGTAGAAATGgcaaaaaatattgaaacccAACAAGGAATATTGTtgctggaaaaataaataatcaaacaatATTCTTGTTTGCCACAAggtggtttgttttacttttttagcTTCAATTGAAGGGTATTGTtggttgtgatttttttcccctacGGCATTTCGTCGATTGGTTGATCGGTCATATCCTTGATCAAGTACGTACACTCGGGTAGCCTTTAGATGTGTGTATTTTCGGTGGACAGCACGGCGCAACCACCTGTGCCAACAAGTGGTTTGCTAGTGCTTTTGCTTCATTAGATCCCTCGGAAACGGCAAgcataacaataacaaatatTGCCACTTTTTTCTACTTCAGAACCATTTCATCTTCATTTGACCTTCGtggaaaatagaataaaaaattcaaacgtctcatttttttttgcgaaactTGCCAGCCAGGACCACTCTCTGCCGGTGGAACATCTCAAGAATAGTTGAGGAGTTGGAGGGAAGGAgccaaaaaaaatattcaaactgattGAATGCCAACTACACGGTTCAGTACAAATAAGCGCACATCGCAAATAATGACCAGTCATTGTCGACAATTGAGCACCATTTTGACGTCAATTTGCGATAAACTGTCGATGGACCGCGATCAGCCGCCGCCATGCCATTTAGAAGGGGATCTGGAGATTGTGGCGCAATGGGACACGCGTATTAACAAATCTTGCACATCTCCGTACATTCGCTGCGCCATTGACGGCAACGAAATATGAAGTGTTCTCGTGAGAAGGTGAAAATTAGGGGACATTAACAGGAAAACGGTCCAAAGTGCCATCCCAGCAAGATGCGACAGGGACACGCTCGTtacaaatcaaaaataaaatggccCCACCATGGCGTCAAAACTAAAGCTAAACTTTCGGTGATCGTGGCACTGGTGGTACCTACCATGCAGGCACCCTGATTGTTGTTGACCACATCGCCATTGTGCAGCTTGCCGTTGGCGTGCGCCTTTGCGTTCAGCGCTTCCGCTTCCCGCTTGGCCCGGCCGATCCGCTTGTTGTACGCCTGCTTGTAGAAATCGGAGAACAGGAACAGGAACATGACACCGTGCAGACCGATCCACACCATGAAACCTTTCGGGTAGTCGCAGTCGGTGAACAGCAGCTGGAACTGGTGCGTAAAGATGGCAACAAACTGGGCCTATGTATGGAGAGAaagacaaacgaaaaaaaaaaacaaaaatcaaacacattgaACAATCGAAAGCGATCGGCTATGAATCGATGAAGCAGGTTTGCATTTGGACAATCGAAGCAAATCTAAAAACTGACCACCAAACCGACGGCCTTCCGTTGTGGCCCGGTGCGGTTCGTTAGAGGTGGTCAACAGTGCCAAAAGTGAATGGAGGAAGTAAACTGCTTCACGCTGGCAGATGCAGCATACGCAACGGTCAGCTCCTTCACGGTGCCCTTCGGCAAGGGCGTATCATCATCACTGCGTGCAGTGCACGCAAAGCACTTAAACACAAGGCAGGGATCCATCACAcggtttttgtaaaaaaaaaaaaagatgaacaaaTCCTCAACGGCGTCGAACTTACCATCTGGAATGCAGTCAAATACTTCTTCCACCAGATGTACTTCTGGTACTTCGGGCCCAGGGCTGCGACCATGTAGTAGAAGTACATTACAATATGTACAAACGAGTTCAGCATCGCGAAGAACGTACTATGGCCACCTGCGAATTGGATGAAAACAATCTTGTCAGTAGCTTCTTCAATGTTGGAGGAAAAAGGGCTACTCTAGCAATTAATAACAAAGAGAAACTCATTAGCAAGAATCTTAAAGGTAATTATTTAattgcaatgaaaataaacctaGTAGTTCAAGGATCGTTTTAAAAAATGGTTATATCAATACCATCATAAACGTAAACTAGCTTCTGGAACGTTTTAAAAGAATTATTTTGTTCCGCAGCGATACAAAATTATGTTAGAACGACGAGACGTATGACGTTAGAAGAGAAGACGTATGACATCTCTTCTAAAAACGGCAAAAAATAACAGCAAATCAATATCAATAAATTGAATGTAAACTGCTATCATTTAATGTGGGTTAAGGGTAAACCAACACGATAGCGTGCATTGATCGCCAAGCATGTTttacttaaattaataattttctcgTTTATATTGTCAGAAACCACGGTTTCGGTCGCATTCAACAAACCGACAACTATCAGGCATGGTCAAGATCAGTTGGTTTCagcgaacatttttttatcattttcattcaCTGGAAAATGCACTGTTAGAAACAATCGATCAATCAATATTAGTCTCTTACGATTCATACGTAAACTTACAGTTGTACAAAACCAACCTTGAACGAATTTCTTTATGTTTTGACTTTCATCTTTCTGTAAGTACAATGCACCAGCAAAGTGGAacgggtggtggaaaaaaaataaaccgatcACATTGCACATGGGGTAAGAGTGAAAATGTGTTGTGTGTGATGTGCATCTAACATTGAGAGCCTGCATTGTTTTCCATGATGTAATACCACCTTGCCTCCGCGACGATATTGCACAGCACGGAAGGCGGGGGGTACCATCTAACAATAAttgttaacaaaataaaaaaaaaacgaaattggTTCACAGACATACGAACGGACGATTGATATACCACCACCGAATGGTGTCAGTACGTTTAGTACACGTGTGAGGCATTTTTAATAATTGCCAACAGTGGAGCTTGCGGCAGAGAAATATCACTGTCTGATGCTTCTTGACGTTGCCAATGCTTGAAAGGAACAATAGAAATTGTGTAAATGGATCTGATGCTAAGTGTGGCAAAGCATGTAAATTTACTCCACGTTATCTAATCTAAGTATAATCGTATCTCTAGcctaattaaaattataatcgTCTGCTACTTCTAATTTAACAGAAAAACCAAAAGTAACCGAAATCTTCCGGTGATTACGGTtgtaaaataagtaaaaacttATTATGAAAATTATCAGATCAATGTCGGGTGAATTTCATGTATCCCTTATACCGAACGGCGAACTAAACTAATTGCAATGTGTCAATGCATAAGccgaaaattaattcaatttttgtttcatttgccGGTGCGATGCGACACTTGTGTACAATGTGTTCGAATTGAGTCCAACCGGCTTTGATTCAAGGTGAAATAATAACCACATCGTTGTGCCCCTTTCTTCCGCTGCGGAAAGTAGCTGCCAGTGAATGATACGTCAAAATCCGAAACCGTTTAACATTGAATAAACGTACTAACGAAGACATTACACGCCCCGGCGATCACGGTCCCCCTCACCAACCGGTTCGCCATTATCAGCGATCGGTAATGGCCGTACGCGTACTGTGTGCGCCGCTTCACGGcccgcagcagcaccagcaatggggcaatttcttcattttcctttccatcggCACACACACGATACGATCGTGATCGTCGATCGTTGAGTTTGCCTCGATTCGACGCTCGACGCCCAACCTCCGCACAAGTCTTTTAAAGCATACTAAACAGGGTCGCGCCACAATTGTGCGCACAATTTTCCACAATGTGCGCGATTGAAGCGAATGTGCGTCGTCCTCTAGGTTCGACGAGTTGTGGGGCGGAGACAAGATAGATGGAGGGCATACGTCGGTATTGATGTCCGTTACAACATCGTTCATTATCGGTAGGACGACGGCTGTGGTGATGACGCCGGTAGACGCATTACGCGCAGGTCAGATCGCCCGATGAGAGGCTACCCCAGGCAAGAGCTTTCGATCTTTCTAGATCCCACATACGCTTGCGTTACCATTTTCCAAGCCATTCCGAAAGTGGCACAACCTGTTCCTTCGCATAGAACCGGACGTACAGTCAAACTATGTTCGAGAAGAATCGGAGGCCGACCACAAATGTTGTCATGCGCTTATGACTCTTATGACTTGTGAACTCGTTTGGCCGCCACTTTCATCCGCTAACCTTCAATCGATTAGGACAACGGAATAGGGACGTTCGAAAGCAGAAAGCTCAAATTCCTTCCTCGCCAATGTAACAAATTGGTCAACCCCCACCAACGGGACAACAACAGGGTGTCAATTTGTCTACCCAAACACTTTCTCTCATTGTCGTCGCCCATTGACTGACGCCGAGAAGCGCAAATAtaggaaacaagaaaaaatattgCTACAGTTGTTATAGTGAAAATCATTCCGCGGGTATTCCGGAATCTCGATCGTTCAGGTGATCTGTTTGCAAGCAaccggtttgttgttttacggCACCGGCGAAAAACCGGTGTCGCAACGGGCATTACCGGGCGCGAGCGCGCCACTAAAGGAATGTGAAATGGTGGCCGCACTCGCCGTAAAAATAGCGACACAGCTGTACGGACGACCCGCTTCGTCACACGCCTTCCTAGGAGTAGCGGAGATTTCGGCGGACCGAGGGGCAAAAAAGACGCTCCAGACATGGTAATACGTAATGAGAGtgtaaataataacaataataagcAATGAAACGGCAGGACGAGCCGACGTTCGCTTTTGTTTACTGGTGACGTTTTCTTCGTCGCctgttttttccctctttcttcTCTTCGATTTCTGGAGACCTTTCGATCATTGCATCGAAATGAGAGGAGGGTGGAATGGCGGTGGTGAGAGTGATTGCACGGCTGGTGCCCCCGCATTTCCTGCCCTCGTCGTGACAAATCTTCATTCGTGTGTTGAGGGAAAGGAAACTGGATTTTTACAGACGTTACGCAATCGCTTCCATCGGTGACCTATATAAATGAAGGTTGCCGGCGgtgggttttggttttgagcaggaaaaaaaggatctaCGAAAATTATAGCAGAGCAGATCGCCGTATCCTTACCTGGCGCGAACTTCATTCCCATCCACACCGAGAACGGCATGCAGCCATGATGGATCACGTGCAACGTCGAGACGTGCTGAGTCTTCTTCCGGAGGATGAAGAACAGCGTGTCGAAGAACTCGGTGAATTTCGAGATGTAGTACCACCAGCACGTCCGGGCCATCTAGGGAGGGAGCGAGGGAATGGTAATAAAGGATAGCACAGAGTAAGTATCGTTTGGTTTCATTCGAAAAAGAAAGGCTTATTTCTGCTCACCCTTAGAGCGAGTGGATTGTCCGAGTAGTCGACGGGTTGACATCTAAAGCTGTATCGTCCTCCCCATCCACTCTGTAGATACTGCGCGAGGAGATAGGCG from Anopheles coustani chromosome 3, idAnoCousDA_361_x.2, whole genome shotgun sequence harbors:
- the LOC131259636 gene encoding elongation of very long chain fatty acids protein 7; the encoded protein is MAQILTNIYDWYRDLMDNQSDPRVADWPMMSSPLPTLGLCIFYAYFSKSLAPKLMEKRKPMDLRNTLVIYNLFQTIFSTWIFYEYLQSGWGGRYSFRCQPVDYSDNPLALRMARTCWWYYISKFTEFFDTLFFILRKKTQHVSTLHVIHHGCMPFSVWMGMKFAPGGHSTFFAMLNSFVHIVMYFYYMVAALGPKYQKYIWWKKYLTAFQMAQFVAIFTHQFQLLFTDCDYPKGFMVWIGLHGVMFLFLFSDFYKQAYNKRIGRAKREAEALNAKAHANGKLHNGDVVNNNQGACMPVLNDDDDLHQRKVTANGIYLNGGAKTANSYSNGNSNGFVESIQQSNGSIGDTGVARVRKIQ